A single window of Achromobacter xylosoxidans DNA harbors:
- the asd gene encoding aspartate-semialdehyde dehydrogenase has product MNQAVGLVGWRGMVGSVLMQRMRDENDFALIEPVFFSTSNAGGAAPTWATGAGPLQDAYNIDALKKLPIIVTAQGGDYTSEVYPKLRGAGWNGIWIDAASTLRMADDAIIVLDPVNRPVIDAALKRGVRNFIGGNCTVSCMLMGLAGLFNNDLVEWMTTMTYQAASGGGAQHMRELLTQFGELNHAVKPLLDDPASAILEIDRGILAKQKDAALPHEHFGVPLGGSLIPWIDKDLGNGMSKEEWKGEVETNKILGRGAAFGTAATPIDGLCVRIGAMRCHSQALTIKLKRDLPLDEIEALIAQGTQWAKVIPNSKEETIRELTPVAVTGTLDIPVGRLRKMSMGPQYLSAFTVGDQLLWGAAEPLRRMLRIALAEA; this is encoded by the coding sequence ATGAATCAAGCAGTAGGCCTTGTCGGCTGGCGCGGTATGGTCGGCTCGGTGCTCATGCAACGCATGCGCGACGAGAACGACTTCGCACTGATCGAACCGGTGTTTTTCTCCACCAGCAACGCCGGCGGCGCCGCCCCCACTTGGGCGACTGGCGCGGGCCCGCTGCAAGACGCCTACAACATTGACGCTCTGAAAAAACTGCCGATCATCGTGACGGCGCAAGGTGGCGACTACACCTCCGAGGTCTACCCGAAGCTGCGCGGCGCGGGCTGGAACGGCATCTGGATCGACGCCGCCAGCACGCTGCGCATGGCCGATGACGCCATTATCGTGCTGGACCCGGTCAACCGTCCCGTGATCGACGCGGCGCTCAAGCGCGGCGTGCGCAATTTCATCGGCGGCAACTGCACGGTCAGCTGCATGCTGATGGGCCTGGCCGGCCTGTTCAACAACGACCTGGTCGAGTGGATGACCACCATGACGTACCAGGCCGCTTCCGGTGGCGGCGCGCAGCACATGCGCGAACTGCTGACCCAGTTCGGCGAGCTGAACCACGCCGTCAAGCCGCTGCTGGACGATCCGGCCTCGGCCATCCTGGAAATCGACCGCGGCATCCTGGCCAAGCAGAAGGACGCCGCGCTGCCCCACGAGCACTTCGGCGTGCCGCTGGGCGGCAGCCTGATTCCCTGGATCGACAAGGACCTGGGCAACGGCATGTCCAAGGAAGAGTGGAAGGGCGAGGTCGAGACCAACAAGATCCTCGGCCGTGGCGCCGCCTTCGGCACCGCCGCCACCCCGATCGACGGCCTGTGCGTGCGCATCGGCGCGATGCGCTGCCACAGCCAGGCGCTGACCATCAAGCTCAAGCGCGACCTGCCGCTGGACGAGATCGAAGCGCTGATCGCCCAGGGCACGCAGTGGGCCAAGGTCATCCCCAACAGCAAGGAAGAGACCATCCGCGAGTTGACCCCGGTCGCGGTCACCGGCACGCTGGACATCCCGGTGGGCCGCCTGCGCAAGATGTCGATGGGCCCGCAATACCTCAGCGCCTTCACCGTCGGCGACCAGCTGCTGTGGGGCGCCGCCGAGCCGCTGCGCCGCATGCTGCGCATCGCGCTGGCCGAAGCCTGA